In Actinomadura luteofluorescens, the sequence ACCAAGACCCCGCCGGCCGCGCAGCTCATCCTGAAGGCCGCGGGCGTGGAGAAGGGCAGCGGCGAGCCGCACAAGACCAAGGTCGGCTCGGTCACCCGCGACCAGGTCCGTGAGATCGCCACGACCAAGATGCCCGACCTCAACGCCAAGGACCTCGACGCCGCCGAGAAGATCGTCGCCGGCACCGCGCGGTCGATGGGCATCGAGGTCAAGTAAGACGTCCCAGTGGGAGGGCCGGCGCTGGCCCCGACCACGAGTTCCGACTGGAGGAACGCACATGAAGCGCAGCAAGGGCTACCGCGCCGCGGCGGAGAAGATCGACCGGGAGCGGCTGTACAGCCCGGTCGAGGCCGTGAAGCTGGCCAAGGAGACCGCGGTCACCAAGTTCGACGCGACCGTCGAGGTCGCCATGCGGCTGGGCGTCGACCCGCGCAAGGCCGACCAGATGGTCCGCGGCACGGTCAACCTGCCGCACGGCACCGGCAAGACGGCCCGCGTGCTCGTCTTCGCCGTCGGCGCCAAGGCGCAGGAGGCCGAGGCCGCGGGCGCCGACATCGTCGGCTCGGACGACATGATCGAGCGGATCCAGGGCGGCTTCCTGGACTTCGACGCCGTGGTCGCGACGCCGGACCAGATGGGCAAGGTCGGCCGGCTCGGCCGGGTGCTCGGTCCGCGCGGCCTGATGCCGAACCCGAAGACCGGCACGGTCACCATGGACGTGTCGAAGGCCGTCACCGACATCAAGGGCGGCAAGATCGAGTTCCGGGTCGACCGGCACGCGAACCTGCACTTCATCATCGGCAAGGCGTCCTTCGACGAGCGCCAGCTGGTGGAGAACTACGCCGCGGCGGTCGACGAGATCCAGCGTCTCAAGCCGTCCGCCGCGAAGGGCCGGTACGTCAAGAAGGCGGCGCTGACCACGTCGATGGGCCCGAGCATCCCGGTGGACCCGAACGCGGTCCGCAACCTGACGGCCGAGCTCGAAGAGGCCTGATCGAGCCCGGCACAGAACGCCGAACAGGGCGCTCCCCAGTACGGGGGGCGCCCTGTTCGCTTTTCACCGGGCCGTGTTATCGGGTCGCGTTCAGCGGGACGCGACCGGCCCCGACCTCTGCTCCGCCGCTAGATTCGGCGCTCGGATCGTCGGCGAAGGGGATGCGATGGGCGGGACGCGGCGTCGGGACGTCCACCGGCTGTACGACGTGCTCGCCGCGGCCGCGGAGGACGCCCCCGAGGCTCCGGCGCTGTCGGTCGACGGCATGACGTGGACGTTCCGGGAGTTGCGCGCCCGGACGGACGCGCTGAGCGCCCACCTGTCCGCGCGGTGCTCTCCTGGGGCGCGGGTGGCGCTGCTCGCGCACAACCGGCTGGAGTACGTGGCGGCCTATTACGGGGTCCCGCGCGAAGGCAGGATCCTGGTGCCGCTCAACCAGAGGCTGCATCCGCGCGAGTGGGCCGACCAGGTCGTCCGCTGCGGCGCCGAGCTCGTCATCGGGGAGCCGGAGCTGCTGGAGAGGCTGGCCCGCGAGGGAGGACTTCCCCCTGACCATCCGCCGCTCGTGGACGTCGCCGACCTTCCTCGGGATGGCTCGGCCCCCTCACTGGAGGGCGACCGCGATCCGGGGGAGGTCGCCTGGCTGATGTTCACCAGCGGCACGACCGGCCGGCCGAAGGGAGTGCGGCTCACCCACAGGAGCCTGCTCGCGGGCGTCACGGCCACGGCGTCGGGGCGTCCCGTTCTGCCGGACGACGTGTTCTGCACGCCGTTCCCCCTGTGCCATGTGGCGGGTTACCAGGTCGTCCTGCATCACCTGTTCCGGCGGCATGCCGTCGTGATGCGCCGGTTCGGTCCGGCCGTCCTGGTGGACGCGGCGCGCCGGCACGGTGTCACGAACCTGTCGCTCGCCCCGACGATGCTGGAGGATCTGCTCGCTCACCTTGAGGGGGACCCGGCGGCGCTGGAGGCGCTGCGGGCCACCGTCCGGGTGATCGCGTACGGTTCGGCGCCGATGCCGGTGCCGCTGCTGCGCCGTGCGGACGCGGTGCTCGGCTGCGACCTGAACCAGGGGTACGGCATGACCGAGCTGTCCGGCAACGCGACGTTCCTGTCCCCGGCGGACCACCGTGCCGCGGTCGCGGGGAGGCCGGAGCTGGCGGCGTCGGCGGGCCGTCCGGGCGACGGCGTGGAGATCGCCGTGATCGGCGAGGACGGGTCGCGGCTGCCGCCCGGTGCGCAGGGCGAGGTCGCCGTCCGGGGAGCGCAGATGGCGGACGGGTACTGGGACGATCCCGAGGCGACCGCCGAGGCGTTCGCGGGCGGCTGGTTCCGCACCGGCGACGCGGGCCGCCTCGACGGGGACGGTTACCTCTATCTCGCCGACCGGCTCAAGGACGTGATCATCACGGGCGGGGAGAACGTCTCGTCGCGCGAGGTCGAGGACGTCCTGCGCACGGTCCCGGGGGTCGGCGAGGTCGCGGTGGTGGGGCTGCCCGATCCGCGCTGGGGCCAGTCGGTCTGCGCGGTGATCGTGCCGGACGGCGTCCCGCCGCGGGTGGAGGACCTGACGGCGGCCTGCCGTGCCCGGCTCGCCGGTTTCAAGACGCCGCGGCGCGTCGAGTTCGTGGCGGCCCTGCCCCGCACCGGCACCGGCAAGATCCGCAAGGCCGCCCTCCGCGCCGAGCTGATAGACCGCCCCGAAAGCCCCTGAAACGGCGGATACACGGCTCGGAGTCCGGAACCGGACAATTTGGTATCTGATTGTTTTGTTACCGGCGAGGAACCTGGTGTTGAATTGCCGCGTGAAGCGTCGTACCGATCGGGCCATCGCCATCTCCGCCGTGACCGCGGTGGCCGTCGTGCCCACGGCGATCCTGATGGTGGTGAAGATCGGGGGCGATTCGCCCAAGGACTCGGGGGCGCTGCCTCCCTCCGCGGCGATGGCCCAGCGCGACCCCGCCAACCCGAACGGCGCCGCGTCCGCCACGGTCTCCCCGGGCACGCCCGGTGCGCCGGGACCGGGGGCCGCCCCGGGCGCGAGCGCGCGTCCCGGAACGCGCGCGCCCGGAAACGGGGGCGCCGCGCACGGCCTGCCGACGGCGCCGCCCCAGCCCGGCCCCAGCCTGCACTCCTTCACCCGCAAGACGGACATGAAGGTGACGGTCGGGTCGGACGGCGACTACCGGCACGCCACCGAGACGGCCTCGTTCACGCTGTGGCCGAAGTTCGCGATGAGCGCCACCGGCGTCACGCGG encodes:
- the rplK gene encoding 50S ribosomal protein L11, which produces MPPKRKKVAALVKVQLQAGQATPAPPVGTALGPHGVNIMDFCKQYNAATEAQRGNVIPVEITIYEDRSFSFVTKTPPAAQLILKAAGVEKGSGEPHKTKVGSVTRDQVREIATTKMPDLNAKDLDAAEKIVAGTARSMGIEVK
- the rplA gene encoding 50S ribosomal protein L1; the encoded protein is MKRSKGYRAAAEKIDRERLYSPVEAVKLAKETAVTKFDATVEVAMRLGVDPRKADQMVRGTVNLPHGTGKTARVLVFAVGAKAQEAEAAGADIVGSDDMIERIQGGFLDFDAVVATPDQMGKVGRLGRVLGPRGLMPNPKTGTVTMDVSKAVTDIKGGKIEFRVDRHANLHFIIGKASFDERQLVENYAAAVDEIQRLKPSAAKGRYVKKAALTTSMGPSIPVDPNAVRNLTAELEEA
- a CDS encoding class I adenylate-forming enzyme family protein, producing the protein MGGTRRRDVHRLYDVLAAAAEDAPEAPALSVDGMTWTFRELRARTDALSAHLSARCSPGARVALLAHNRLEYVAAYYGVPREGRILVPLNQRLHPREWADQVVRCGAELVIGEPELLERLAREGGLPPDHPPLVDVADLPRDGSAPSLEGDRDPGEVAWLMFTSGTTGRPKGVRLTHRSLLAGVTATASGRPVLPDDVFCTPFPLCHVAGYQVVLHHLFRRHAVVMRRFGPAVLVDAARRHGVTNLSLAPTMLEDLLAHLEGDPAALEALRATVRVIAYGSAPMPVPLLRRADAVLGCDLNQGYGMTELSGNATFLSPADHRAAVAGRPELAASAGRPGDGVEIAVIGEDGSRLPPGAQGEVAVRGAQMADGYWDDPEATAEAFAGGWFRTGDAGRLDGDGYLYLADRLKDVIITGGENVSSREVEDVLRTVPGVGEVAVVGLPDPRWGQSVCAVIVPDGVPPRVEDLTAACRARLAGFKTPRRVEFVAALPRTGTGKIRKAALRAELIDRPESP